In one window of Primulina tabacum isolate GXHZ01 chromosome 8, ASM2559414v2, whole genome shotgun sequence DNA:
- the LOC142554555 gene encoding secreted RxLR effector protein 161-like, with product MYITNCNRPDIACAVNKLSRFTSNPSDAHWKDLTRVLRYLKHTSEYGLNYTRYPAVLEGYCDANLISDTKDSKSTSGYVFSIGGGVVSWRYSKQTCIARSTVESEFIALDKAAEEAKWLRNFLEDIPCWTSPVPAILIHCDSQSTIARAQNSMYNGKSRHIRRRHNTVRQLISNGVIFVDYIKSNDN from the coding sequence ATGTACATCACTAACTGTAATAGACCTGACATCGCTTGTGCAGTTAATAAGTTAAGTCGGTTTACAAGTAATCCTAGTGATGCACACTGGAAGGATTTGACAAGGGTACTTAGATATTTAAAGCACACCTCAGAATATGGATTAAATTACACAAGGTATCCTGCAGTACTTGAAGGATACTGTGATGCAAATTTGATTTCTGACACCAAGGACTCCAAATCCACCAGCGGCTATGTATTTAGCATTGGTGGAGGAGTAGTCTCTTGGAGGTATTCGAAACAAACTTGCATTGCTAGATCTACTGTGGAATCGGAGTTCATAGCGCTAGATAAAGCTGCAGAAGAAGCTAAATGGCTTCGCAACTTTCTAGAGGACATTCCATGTTGGACAAGTCCAGTGCCAGCAATTCTGATACATTGCGACAGTCAGTCGACAATTGCAAGGGCACAAAACAGTATGTACAATGGTAAGTCTCGACACATTCGTCGAAGACATAATACTGTGCGACAATTGATCTCTAATGGAGTTATATTCGTTGATTATATTAAATCAAATGATAACTAA